One window from the genome of Nomascus leucogenys isolate Asia chromosome 12, Asia_NLE_v1, whole genome shotgun sequence encodes:
- the MYCBP gene encoding C-Myc-binding protein has protein sequence MSSAAPNPPVAVSGASYAAAAVTMAHYRAADSKREQFRRYLEKSGVLDTLTKVLVALYEEPEKPNSALDFLKHHLGAATPENPEIELLRLELAEMKEKYEAIVEENKKLKAKLAQYEPPQEEKRAE, from the exons ATGAGCAGTGCTGCTCCCAACCCGCCAGTCGCGGTCTCCGGCGCCAGCTACGCCGCTGCCGCTGTCACTATGGCCCATTACAGA GCCGCCGACTCGAAGCGTGAGCAGTTCCGGAGGTACTTGGAGAAGTCGGGGGTGCTGGACACGCTGACCAAGG TGTTGGTAGCCTTATATGAAGAACCAGAGAAACCTAACAGTGCTTTGGA ttttttaaagcaTCACTTAGGAGCTGCTACtccagaaaatccagaaatagagCTGCTTCGCCTAGAACTggctgaaatgaaagagaaatatgaagctattgtagaagaaaataaaaaactgaaagcaaag CTTGCTCAGTATGAACCACCTCAGGAGGAGAAGCGTGCTGAATAG
- the GJA9 gene encoding gap junction alpha-9 protein — protein sequence MGDWNLLGDTLEEVHIHSTMIGKIWLTILFIFRMLVLGVAAEDVWNDEQSGFICNTEQPGCRNVCYDQAFPISLIRYWVLQVIFVSSPSLVYMGHALYRLRVLEEERQRMKAQLRVELEEVEFEMPRDRRRLEQELCQLEKRKLNKAPLRGTLLCTYVIHIFTRSVVEVGFMIGQYLLYGFHLEPLFKCHGHPCPNIIDCFVSRPTEKTIFLLFMQSIATISLFLNILEIFHLGFKKIKRGLWGKYKLKKEHNEFHANKAIQNVAKYQSTSANSLKRLPSAPDYNLLVEKQTHTAVYPSLNSSSVFQPNPDNHSVNDEKCILDEQETVLSNEISTLSTSCSHFQHISSNSNKDTHKIFGKEVNGNQLMEKRETEGKDSKRNYYSRGHRSIPGVAIDGENNMRQSPQTVFSLPANCDWKPRWLRATWGSSTEPENRGSPPKGNLKGQFRKGTVRTLPPSQGESQSLDIPNTADSLGGLSFEPGLVRTCNNPVCPPNHAVSLTNNLIGRRVPTDLQI from the coding sequence ATGGGGGACTGGAATCTCCTTGGAGATACTCTGGAGGAAGTTCACATCCACTCCACCATGATTGGAAAGATCTGGCTCACCATCCTGTTCATATTTCGAATGCTTGTTCTGGGTGTAGCAGCTGAGGATGTCTGGAATGATGAGCAGTCTGGCTTCATCTGCAATACAGAACAACCAGGCTGCAGAAATGTATGCTACGACCAGGCCTTTCCTATCTCCCTCATTAGATACTGGGTTCTGCAGGTGATATTTGTGTCTTCACCATCCCTGGTCTACATGGGCCATGCATTGTACCGACTGAGAGTTCTAGAGGAAGAGAGGCAAAGGATGAAAGCTCAGTTAAGAGTAGAACTGGAGGAGGTAGAGTTTGAAATGCCTAGGGATCGTAGGAGATTGGAGCAAGAGCTGTGTCagctggagaaaaggaaactcaatAAAGCTCCACTCAGAGGAACCTTGCTTTGCACTTACGTGATACACATTTTCACTCGTTCTGTGGTTGAAGTTGGATTCATGATTGGACAGTACCTTTTGTATGGATTTCACTTAGAGCCGCTATTTAAGTGCCATGGCCACCCGTGTCCAAATATAATCGACTGTTTTGTCTCAAGACCAACAGAAAAGACAATATTCCTACTATTTATGCAATCTATAGCCACTATTTCACTTTTCTTAAACATTCTAGAAATTTTCCACCTaggttttaaaaagattaaaagaggGCTTTGGGGAAAATACAAGTTGAAGAAGGAACATAATGAATTCCATGCAAACAAGGCAATACAAAATGTAGCCAAATATCAGAGCACATCTGCAAATTCACTGAAGCGACTCCCTTCTGCCCCTGATTATAATCTGTTAGTGGAAAAGCAAACACACACTGCAGTGTACCCTAGTTTAAATTCATCTTCTGTATTCCAGCCAAATCCTGACAATCATAGTGTAAATGATGAGAAATGCATTTTGGATGAACAGGAAACTGTACTTTCTAATGAGATTTCCACACTTAGTACTAGCTGTAGTCATTTTCAACACATCAGTTCAAATAGTAACAAAGACActcataaaatatttggaaaagaagTTAATGGTAACCAGttaatggaaaaaagagaaactgaaggcaaagacagcaaaaggaactacTACTCTAGAGGTCACCGTTCTATTCCAGGTGTTGCTATAGATGGAGAGAACAACATGAGGCAGTCACCCCAAACAGTTTTCTCCTTGCCAGCTAACTGCGATTGGAAACCGCGGTGGCTTAGAGCTACATGGGGTTCCTCTACAGAACCTGAAAACCGGGGTTCACCTCCTAAAGGTAACCTCAAGGGCCAGTTCAGAAAGGGCACAGTCAGAACGCTTCCACCTTCACAAGGAGAGTCTCAATCACTTGACATTCCAAACACTGCTGATTCTTTGGGAGGGCTGTCCTTTGAGCCAGGGTTGGTCAGAACCTGTAATAATCCTGTTTGTCCTCCAAATCACGCAGTGTCCCTAACAAACAATCTCATTGGTAGGCGGGTTCCCACAGATCTTCAGATCTAA